The Deltaproteobacteria bacterium PRO3 sequence ACCCTGCCCGACGGCGGCAAGGCGACCATCGACCTGAGCACGCTGGGCACCTCCCCCTTCCAACCGAAAAACCGCCCGCAGAGCCTCAAGCTCAAGGCCAAGAAGAAGATCGACTTCTGCCTGATCGTCGAGTCGGAGGGCACGGCCAACACGCTGGTCAACAGCGGCTTCACCAAGCGCCACCCGGTGATCCTCCTGGGCGCCCAGGGCGTCCCCTCCAACGCGGTGCGAGGCTGGACCAAGCTGATCCAGGACGAGCTGAAGATCCCCTGCTACTTCTTCGGCGACTTGGACGCCTACACCATGCAGAACATCTTCCGCACCCTCAAGGCCGGCTCGGCGGCCAGCCTGATCCGCAACTCGGACTTCTCGGCGCCGGAGGTGAAGTTTTTGGGCGTGCTGCCGGAAGACATCAAGAAGTACGACCTGCCCGATTACGGCGTGAAGGAAAACGACGCCGCCGAGTCCCGCGCCCTGAAGAAGGCCCGCGACGCCCTGGCAAACGATCCCTTCTTCAAGGACAAACGCAACAAGGGCCTCTCCGACATCCTCAAGTGGCTGATCCAGCACAAGCGCCGCTGCGAGCAGCAGGCCCTCTTCTCGGTCAACCCGCGGGACCCGCTGATGCCCGAGAAGATCATCATCGAGAAGATCAAGAAGGGGAACTACGTCTAGCCGAACGACGATCCCACCCATAGCCCGCTGGCCATTTCCCGCGCTTCGTCTTATTTTAAGAATTCGTTGCCAATGCGAACGGTTCGTTCCGGCGCTTGTCCGGCGATAAGAAGGAGGCGGCCATGAAAAGACTGAACCAAATCCGAAAGGCCCCCCGCGGCCACTGGGTCGGCGACGGCTTTCCCGTGCGCTCGATGTTCTCCTACGACCGGGACGGGGCCGCGATCAGCCCCTTCCTGCTGCTCGACTACGCGGGGCCGGCCGAGTTCCCGCCCACCGAAGAGCGCCTCGGCGTCGGCGAGCATCCCCACCGCGGCTTCGAGACCGTCACCGTCGTCTATCAGGGCGAGGTCGAGCACCGCGACTCGGCGGGGCACGGCGGCAAGATCGGGCCGGGCGACGTCCAATGGATGACGGCCGCCTCCGGCATCGTGCACGAGGAACGGCATG is a genomic window containing:
- a CDS encoding DNA topoisomerase VI; protein product: MATDVDVKELSVEMCERLLRDLERAKRPVLEATKCSLDNSNYNPKVGYLTPGDKKVATELNVSSVQKMSRAIFMLELILRNLEVGATNTKRELYYISKGEIKHDPALKPLDFADQDESDAIIDFICEMMECYREDLNCFANDRGGQTYSQQLVVVETLPDGGKATIDLSTLGTSPFQPKNRPQSLKLKAKKKIDFCLIVESEGTANTLVNSGFTKRHPVILLGAQGVPSNAVRGWTKLIQDELKIPCYFFGDLDAYTMQNIFRTLKAGSAASLIRNSDFSAPEVKFLGVLPEDIKKYDLPDYGVKENDAAESRALKKARDALANDPFFKDKRNKGLSDILKWLIQHKRRCEQQALFSVNPRDPLMPEKIIIEKIKKGNYV